From Paraburkholderia flava, a single genomic window includes:
- the maiA gene encoding maleylacetoacetate isomerase — translation MKLYSYFRSSASYRVRIALNLKGLPYDYVPIHVLRDGGEQFKPEYRQLNHGAVVPTLVDGDDVLTQSLAIIEYLDETHPQPPLLPAVPRDRAYVRSVALQIACDIHPVDNLRVLKYLKHTLGVDDAAKDAWYRHWIESGFAALEEHLSSDPRTGKLCFGDTPTMADTCLIPQVFNAQRFKIDMTAYPTIQRIFDYAEQLDAFARAAPGVQPDAE, via the coding sequence ATGAAGCTATACAGCTATTTCCGCAGCTCCGCGTCGTATCGCGTGCGGATTGCGTTGAACCTGAAGGGGTTGCCGTACGACTACGTGCCGATCCACGTGCTGCGCGATGGCGGCGAGCAGTTCAAGCCCGAGTATCGCCAGCTGAATCACGGCGCGGTGGTGCCGACGCTGGTCGACGGTGACGATGTGCTGACGCAGTCGCTCGCGATCATCGAGTATCTCGACGAGACGCATCCGCAGCCGCCGCTGCTGCCGGCGGTGCCACGCGATCGCGCGTATGTGCGATCGGTCGCGCTGCAGATCGCGTGCGATATTCATCCAGTCGACAACCTGCGTGTGCTGAAGTATCTGAAGCACACGTTGGGTGTCGACGATGCGGCGAAAGATGCGTGGTACCGGCACTGGATCGAGTCCGGTTTTGCCGCGCTCGAAGAGCATCTGTCGAGCGATCCGCGCACCGGCAAGCTGTGTTTCGGCGATACGCCGACGATGGCCGATACGTGCCTGATCCCGCAGGTGTTCAACGCGCAGCGCTTCAAGATCGACATGACCGCGTATCCGACCATCCAGCGCATCTTCGACTACGCGGAACAGCTCGACGCGTTTGCGCGCGCTGCGCCCGGGGTGCAGCCCGACGCGGAATGA
- the ftsY gene encoding signal recognition particle-docking protein FtsY, whose protein sequence is MFSFFKRFKGSKGSDAAAEEAAVADSSVVEADVEPSPATPAPAPAPHVDAAPTAEVAKANEPEPEPEPEDTPFEDTTTVAESVEIVPPPPPEPAAKKSWLTRLKTGLSKTSSNLTSIFVGARIDEDLYEELETALLMSDAGVEATEFLLEALREKVRSDRLIDPQQVKGALRTLLIDLLQPLEKSLMLGRAQPLVMMIAGVNGAGKTTSIGKLAKHLQHFNQSVLLAAGDTFRAAAREQLAIWGERNNVTVVSQESGDPAAVIFDAVGAARARKIDVLMADTAGRLPTQLHLMEELRKVKRVIGKALDGAPHEVLLVIDANTGQNALSQVKAFDDALGLTGLIVTKLDGTAKGGILAAIARQRPVPVYFIGVGEKVEDLQPFSAEEFADALLGS, encoded by the coding sequence ATGTTCAGCTTTTTCAAACGATTCAAGGGCTCGAAAGGGTCCGACGCCGCCGCAGAAGAAGCCGCCGTCGCGGATTCGTCTGTGGTCGAGGCGGACGTCGAGCCGTCGCCTGCAACGCCTGCACCGGCTCCGGCTCCGCACGTCGACGCTGCTCCGACTGCCGAAGTCGCCAAAGCCAACGAGCCTGAACCCGAACCCGAACCGGAAGACACCCCGTTCGAAGACACCACGACAGTCGCCGAATCCGTCGAAATCGTCCCGCCGCCTCCGCCCGAGCCCGCCGCGAAAAAATCCTGGCTCACGCGGCTCAAAACGGGTCTGTCGAAAACAAGCTCGAACCTCACCAGCATTTTCGTCGGCGCGCGCATCGATGAAGACCTGTACGAAGAACTCGAAACAGCGCTGCTGATGTCCGACGCAGGCGTCGAAGCCACCGAGTTCCTGCTCGAAGCGCTGCGCGAGAAAGTGCGCAGCGATCGGCTCATCGATCCGCAGCAAGTGAAGGGCGCGCTGCGCACGCTGTTGATCGATCTGCTGCAGCCGCTCGAAAAATCGCTGATGCTCGGCCGCGCGCAACCGCTCGTGATGATGATCGCGGGCGTCAACGGTGCGGGCAAAACGACCAGCATCGGCAAGCTCGCGAAGCATCTGCAGCACTTCAATCAATCGGTGCTACTCGCTGCCGGCGATACGTTCCGCGCAGCTGCGCGCGAACAGCTCGCGATCTGGGGCGAACGCAATAACGTGACAGTCGTGTCGCAGGAAAGCGGCGATCCGGCCGCGGTGATCTTCGACGCGGTCGGCGCCGCGCGCGCACGCAAGATCGACGTGCTGATGGCCGACACCGCCGGCCGTCTGCCGACTCAGCTTCATCTGATGGAAGAACTGCGCAAGGTGAAGCGCGTGATCGGCAAGGCGCTCGACGGCGCACCGCACGAAGTGCTGCTGGTGATCGACGCGAACACCGGTCAGAACGCGCTGTCGCAGGTGAAAGCGTTCGACGATGCGCTCGGCCTCACGGGCCTGATCGTGACGAAGCTCGATGGCACTGCGAAGGGTGGCATTCTCGCGGCGATCGCACGGCAGCGTCCGGTGCCGGTGTACTTCATCGGCGTCGGCGAGAAGGTCGAGGATCTGCAGCCGTTCAGCGCGGAAGAGTTCGCGGACGCGTTGCTCGGTAGCTAG
- the rsmD gene encoding 16S rRNA (guanine(966)-N(2))-methyltransferase RsmD, with amino-acid sequence MPRSSPSRAHGASTGRGKPHAIRIIGGDWKRTPLPVLDLDGLRPTPDRVRETLFNWLGQRLEGQRCLDLFAGSGALGFEAASRGAARVLMVERNARAAAQLRANQAHLSAKTIEIAEADALRLAASLAPGSFDVVFLDPPFDGDLLGRALELVVPLLSADGMLYVESGEALDVAQIEALAGWSVVRQGKAGAVHYHLLQRDG; translated from the coding sequence ATGCCCCGTTCTTCTCCTTCCCGCGCACATGGCGCATCGACCGGTCGCGGCAAACCGCACGCGATCCGTATCATCGGCGGCGACTGGAAGCGCACGCCGCTGCCGGTACTCGATCTCGACGGCTTGCGGCCGACGCCCGATCGCGTCCGCGAGACGCTGTTCAACTGGCTCGGTCAGCGGCTCGAAGGGCAGCGCTGCCTCGATCTGTTCGCGGGTAGCGGCGCGCTCGGTTTCGAAGCGGCGTCGCGCGGCGCGGCGCGCGTGCTGATGGTCGAGCGCAACGCGCGCGCCGCCGCGCAACTGCGTGCGAATCAGGCGCATCTGTCGGCCAAGACGATCGAAATCGCCGAAGCCGATGCGCTGCGTCTGGCCGCGAGTCTCGCGCCCGGTTCGTTCGATGTTGTGTTCCTCGATCCGCCGTTCGACGGGGATCTGCTCGGCCGCGCGCTCGAACTCGTGGTGCCCCTGCTGAGTGCCGACGGCATGCTTTATGTCGAATCGGGCGAGGCGCTCGACGTCGCGCAGATCGAAGCGCTCGCGGGTTGGAGCGTCGTGCGGCAGGGCAAGGCGGGGGCGGTTCACTATCATCTGCTGCAGCGGGACGGCTGA
- a CDS encoding LysR substrate-binding domain-containing protein, translated as MRFDLTDMRLFLTVVEHGSLTKGAQMTNLALASVSARISGMEAALGTPLLDRTRRGVTPTAAGKALMRHARQILGQVEQMRGELRAYGTGLKGRIALLSNTAALAVFVPQKLCRFLAAYPDLSVDIDERPSREIVLAVAEGRAEVGLVADITDIGTLQTRCVADDQLVVVASRTHRIADRQHVLFADIVDDAFVGHKDAALEIHLGDRAARLGHKINYRVQLKSVEDVGMLVEAGVGIAVLSRASVTSLYRPGLVVLPIVDTWASRRLHLCVRDFNALTPLGDLLVRYLIDTDASSD; from the coding sequence ATGCGGTTCGACCTGACCGACATGCGGTTATTCCTGACCGTCGTGGAGCATGGCAGCCTCACGAAGGGCGCACAGATGACCAATCTCGCGCTCGCATCGGTGAGCGCGCGCATCTCGGGGATGGAGGCCGCGCTCGGTACGCCATTGCTCGACCGCACTCGTCGCGGCGTCACACCGACCGCAGCGGGCAAGGCATTGATGCGCCACGCACGGCAGATTCTCGGTCAGGTGGAACAGATGCGCGGCGAACTGCGCGCGTATGGAACGGGGCTCAAGGGGCGCATTGCGCTGCTGTCGAATACCGCCGCGCTCGCCGTGTTCGTCCCGCAGAAACTCTGCCGGTTTCTCGCCGCGTATCCGGATCTATCGGTCGATATCGATGAGCGTCCGAGCCGCGAGATCGTCCTCGCAGTCGCCGAGGGGCGCGCGGAAGTCGGCCTCGTCGCGGACATCACCGATATCGGCACACTGCAAACCCGCTGCGTCGCCGACGATCAGCTCGTCGTCGTCGCGAGCCGCACGCATCGCATCGCGGACAGGCAGCACGTGCTGTTCGCCGATATCGTCGACGATGCGTTCGTCGGCCACAAGGATGCCGCGCTGGAGATTCATCTCGGCGATCGCGCCGCCCGTCTCGGACACAAGATCAACTATCGCGTGCAGCTGAAAAGCGTCGAGGACGTCGGCATGCTGGTCGAAGCCGGCGTCGGCATCGCGGTGTTGTCACGCGCATCGGTGACGAGCCTGTATCGTCCAGGCCTCGTGGTTCTGCCGATCGTCGACACGTGGGCGTCGCGGCGTCTTCATCTGTGCGTTCGCGATTTCAACGCGCTCACGCCGCTCGGGGATCTGCTCGTTCGATATCTGATCGACACCGACGCATCGTCGGACTAG
- a CDS encoding sulfite exporter TauE/SafE family protein has protein sequence MNHLLFLSAAGLVAGAMNALAGGGSFVSLPALILAGVPSVQANASSTVALYPGGLASAWAYRDGLGPVGAVGLRPLLLSTLVGGMLGAVLLLVTSSAAFNFVLPWLLLLASLALAFGRALGERLRQRWRIRPWAVLIVQFALGIYGGYFGGAVGIMMIAVWGLLDSSDVKRLSAPRTLLVSAANTMAVLTFIAARVVHWRETAVMLVAAIVGGYGGAQIGRRTPAKLIRVGTLVVTACITVAFFVRAYFPKLAG, from the coding sequence ATGAACCACCTTCTATTCCTCTCTGCTGCGGGTCTCGTCGCCGGTGCAATGAATGCGCTGGCGGGCGGCGGCTCGTTCGTCAGCCTGCCGGCGCTGATCCTCGCCGGTGTGCCATCGGTTCAGGCGAATGCATCGAGCACGGTGGCGCTGTATCCGGGCGGCCTCGCGAGCGCGTGGGCGTATCGCGACGGGCTCGGTCCGGTCGGCGCCGTCGGGTTGCGCCCGCTGCTGCTGTCGACGCTCGTTGGCGGGATGCTTGGCGCTGTGTTGCTGCTCGTGACGTCGTCGGCGGCATTCAATTTCGTGCTGCCGTGGCTGCTGCTGCTTGCGAGCCTCGCGCTCGCGTTCGGACGCGCGCTCGGCGAGCGGTTGCGGCAACGCTGGCGCATCCGGCCGTGGGCCGTGCTGATCGTCCAGTTCGCGTTAGGGATCTACGGCGGCTACTTCGGCGGCGCGGTCGGCATCATGATGATCGCCGTGTGGGGTTTGCTCGACAGTAGCGACGTGAAGCGCCTGAGCGCGCCGCGGACGCTGCTGGTCAGCGCGGCGAACACGATGGCGGTGCTTACGTTCATCGCGGCCCGCGTCGTGCACTGGCGCGAGACGGCGGTGATGCTGGTCGCGGCGATCGTCGGCGGGTATGGCGGCGCGCAGATCGGCCGACGGACGCCCGCGAAACTGATTCGTGTGGGGACTTTAGTGGTCACGGCGTGCATCACCGTGGCGTTCTTCGTGCGGGCGTATTTCCCGAAGCTGGCGGGATGA
- the coaD gene encoding pantetheine-phosphate adenylyltransferase, whose product MVVAVYPGTFDPLTRGHEDLVRRASSIFDTLVVGVADSRNKKPFFTLDERLDIAHEVLGHYPNVQVMSFKGLLKDFVRSNNARVIVRGLRAVSDFEYEFQMAGMNRYLLPDVETMFMTPSDQYQFISGTIVREIAQLGGDVSKFVFPSVEKWLHEKVAALGQDNG is encoded by the coding sequence ATGGTAGTCGCCGTGTACCCAGGTACCTTCGACCCGCTGACGCGCGGTCACGAAGACCTCGTTCGGCGTGCATCGAGCATTTTCGACACGCTGGTAGTGGGCGTCGCGGACAGCCGCAACAAGAAGCCTTTCTTCACGCTCGACGAACGTCTCGACATCGCACACGAAGTGCTCGGCCATTATCCGAACGTGCAGGTGATGAGCTTCAAGGGGCTGCTAAAAGACTTCGTCCGCAGCAACAACGCGCGTGTGATCGTGCGTGGCCTGCGAGCCGTGTCCGACTTCGAATACGAGTTTCAGATGGCGGGGATGAATCGCTATCTGCTGCCGGACGTCGAGACGATGTTCATGACGCCGTCCGATCAGTACCAGTTCATCTCTGGAACCATCGTGCGCGAAATCGCCCAGCTGGGCGGCGACGTCAGCAAGTTCGTGTTCCCGTCCGTCGAAAAATGGCTGCACGAGAAAGTGGCCGCGCTGGGGCAGGATAACGGCTGA
- a CDS encoding class I SAM-dependent methyltransferase, with product MNVPDSPHMDEGGLAAFTEHIAGIDTYLEYGCGGSTVFAARSGVKNLIAVDTSSVWIDAVREGTKQYGTQVHLVHCDLGEVGAWGRPVDDARIADYHRYAAMPWEAANAAGLVPQLVLVDGRFRVASFLYTLICAREGTTILFDDYLDRPEYHVVERFCGLKEARGRMGVFIANRQFAFADLAQTFARYSIVVD from the coding sequence GTGAACGTACCGGACTCACCGCATATGGACGAAGGCGGCCTCGCCGCCTTCACTGAACACATCGCAGGCATCGACACGTATCTCGAATACGGATGCGGCGGCAGCACCGTATTCGCGGCGAGATCGGGTGTAAAGAATCTGATTGCGGTCGATACATCGAGCGTGTGGATCGATGCCGTCCGCGAAGGAACGAAGCAGTACGGCACGCAGGTCCATCTCGTTCACTGCGATCTCGGCGAAGTGGGCGCATGGGGACGCCCGGTCGACGATGCACGCATCGCCGACTATCACCGATACGCTGCAATGCCGTGGGAAGCTGCAAACGCAGCGGGCCTGGTTCCGCAGCTCGTGCTCGTCGACGGACGGTTTCGTGTCGCGTCGTTTCTATACACGCTGATCTGCGCGCGCGAGGGGACGACGATCCTGTTCGACGATTATCTCGATCGACCGGAGTATCACGTCGTCGAGCGTTTCTGCGGCTTGAAGGAAGCGCGCGGGCGCATGGGTGTGTTTATCGCGAACCGGCAGTTCGCGTTCGCCGATCTGGCGCAGACGTTCGCGAGGTATTCGATCGTCGTCGATTGA
- a CDS encoding YfhL family 4Fe-4S dicluster ferredoxin: protein MALMITDECINCDVCEPECPNDAISMGAEIYVIDPGKCTECVGHFDEPQCQQVCPVECIPRDPQHVETPDGLMAKYHALQAAKSQ from the coding sequence ATGGCCCTGATGATTACCGACGAGTGCATCAACTGCGACGTGTGCGAGCCCGAGTGCCCGAACGACGCAATTTCGATGGGCGCGGAAATCTATGTGATCGACCCGGGCAAGTGCACCGAATGCGTCGGCCATTTCGATGAGCCGCAATGTCAGCAGGTGTGCCCGGTCGAATGTATTCCGCGCGATCCGCAGCACGTCGAAACGCCTGACGGCCTGATGGCGAAGTATCACGCGCTGCAGGCTGCGAAGAGCCAGTAG
- the hisC gene encoding histidinol-phosphate transaminase produces MSRYWSDIVGRLTPYTPGEQPALSHPVKLNTNENPYPPSPRVVDAIRDELGATGDTLRRYPDPTARALRETVAAHHGILAEQVFAGNGSDEVLAVVFQALLKHDHPILFPDITYSFYPAYARLYDVAYRTVALDDTFALHLDDYASPNGGVLFPNPNAPTGQPLPLATIERFVAANTGSVVVIDEAYVDFGAESAIKLIDRYPHLLVVQTASKARSLAGMRIGFAFGDPTLIDALNRVKDSFNSYPLDRLAQVAARAAYEDDAWFRDSCAKVIAARTRLTAELTALGFDVVPSAANFVFARHRTHDAATLMTKLKEREIFVRHFNAPRIDQHLRISIGTDAECDALLGALRGMIDGK; encoded by the coding sequence TTGAGCCGTTACTGGAGTGACATCGTCGGCCGTCTCACGCCGTATACGCCGGGCGAGCAACCTGCGCTCTCGCATCCGGTCAAGCTGAACACCAACGAGAACCCGTACCCGCCGTCGCCGCGCGTCGTCGACGCGATCCGCGACGAACTCGGCGCGACCGGCGATACGCTGCGGCGCTATCCCGACCCGACCGCCCGCGCGTTGCGCGAGACGGTTGCCGCGCATCACGGCATCCTGGCCGAACAGGTATTCGCCGGCAACGGCTCCGACGAAGTGCTCGCGGTCGTCTTCCAGGCGCTGCTGAAGCACGACCATCCGATCCTGTTTCCCGACATCACGTACAGCTTCTATCCGGCCTACGCGCGTCTCTACGACGTCGCATACCGGACCGTCGCGCTCGACGACACTTTCGCTCTGCATCTCGACGACTACGCGTCGCCGAACGGCGGCGTGCTGTTCCCGAATCCGAATGCGCCCACCGGCCAGCCGCTGCCGCTCGCGACAATCGAACGTTTCGTCGCGGCGAATACCGGATCTGTCGTCGTGATCGACGAGGCGTATGTCGATTTCGGCGCGGAGTCTGCGATCAAACTGATCGACCGCTATCCGCATCTGCTCGTCGTGCAGACCGCATCGAAGGCGCGTTCACTCGCGGGCATGCGTATCGGCTTCGCGTTCGGCGATCCGACCTTGATCGACGCGCTGAACCGCGTGAAGGACAGCTTCAACTCCTATCCGCTCGATCGTCTCGCGCAAGTCGCCGCGCGCGCCGCCTACGAAGATGACGCGTGGTTCCGCGACAGCTGCGCAAAAGTAATCGCCGCGCGCACGCGGCTCACCGCGGAACTGACCGCGCTCGGCTTCGACGTCGTGCCGTCGGCGGCGAACTTCGTGTTCGCGCGGCATCGAACGCACGACGCCGCAACGCTCATGACGAAGCTCAAGGAACGGGAGATTTTCGTGCGGCACTTCAACGCGCCGCGTATCGACCAGCATCTGCGCATTTCGATCGGCACCGATGCCGAATGCGATGCGCTGCTCGGCGCGTTGCGCGGGATGATCGACGGAAAGTGA
- the pth gene encoding aminoacyl-tRNA hydrolase, translated as MIKLIVGLGNPGAEYTATRHNAGFWLVDQLAREAGTTLRDERRFHGFYAKARLHGEEVHLLEPQTYMNRSGQSVVAVAHFFKVLPDQILVAHDELDLPPGTVKLKLGGGSGGHNGLKDISAHLSTQQYWRLRIGIGHPRDLIPENARAGAKPDVANFVLKPPRREEQDVIDASIERSLAVMPQIVKGELERAMMQLHRAS; from the coding sequence ATGATCAAGCTGATCGTCGGGCTCGGCAATCCGGGCGCCGAATACACCGCGACGCGCCACAACGCCGGCTTCTGGCTGGTCGATCAACTCGCGCGCGAGGCCGGTACCACGCTGCGCGACGAACGACGCTTCCACGGCTTTTACGCGAAGGCGCGGCTGCATGGCGAGGAAGTGCATCTGCTCGAGCCGCAGACCTATATGAACCGCTCGGGGCAATCGGTCGTCGCCGTCGCGCATTTCTTCAAGGTCTTGCCCGACCAGATTCTCGTTGCGCACGACGAACTCGATCTGCCGCCCGGCACCGTGAAGCTGAAACTCGGTGGCGGCAGCGGCGGCCACAACGGCCTGAAAGACATCTCCGCGCATCTGTCGACGCAGCAGTACTGGCGTCTGCGGATCGGTATCGGCCATCCGCGTGACCTGATCCCCGAAAACGCGCGCGCCGGCGCGAAACCGGACGTCGCGAACTTCGTGCTGAAACCGCCGCGCCGGGAAGAACAGGATGTCATCGATGCGTCGATCGAGCGCTCGCTCGCGGTGATGCCGCAGATCGTGAAGGGCGAACTCGAACGCGCGATGATGCAGTTGCATCGCGCGTCGTAA
- a CDS encoding 50S ribosomal protein L25/general stress protein Ctc, with protein sequence MKVVAFERNLQGTGASRRLRITGKTPGIVYGAGAEPQLIEIDHNALWHALKKEVFHSSILDLEVAGKAQQVLLRDVQYHPFRQLVLHVDFQRVDAKKKLHTRVPLHFMNQESNPAVKQSSAVISHVLNEIEVECLPADLPEFLEVDLAKIEAGQTMHAKDITLPKGVALVAHVDAENPVIASATIPAGAVADDAAAEGEGKGETPAA encoded by the coding sequence ATGAAAGTAGTCGCTTTCGAGCGCAATCTGCAAGGTACGGGTGCGAGCCGCCGCCTGCGTATCACGGGCAAGACCCCGGGTATCGTTTATGGCGCTGGTGCTGAACCGCAACTGATCGAGATCGATCACAACGCGTTGTGGCACGCCCTGAAGAAGGAAGTTTTCCACTCGTCGATCCTCGACCTGGAAGTCGCCGGCAAGGCACAACAGGTTCTGCTGCGCGACGTGCAATACCATCCGTTCCGCCAGCTCGTGCTGCACGTTGACTTCCAGCGCGTCGACGCGAAGAAGAAGCTGCACACGCGCGTTCCGCTGCACTTCATGAACCAGGAAAGCAACCCGGCCGTGAAGCAGTCGAGCGCAGTTATCTCGCACGTGCTGAACGAAATCGAAGTCGAGTGCCTGCCGGCCGATCTGCCGGAATTCCTCGAAGTCGATCTCGCGAAGATCGAAGCCGGTCAAACGATGCACGCGAAGGACATCACGCTGCCGAAGGGTGTCGCGCTGGTCGCGCACGTCGACGCAGAAAACCCGGTCATCGCTTCGGCGACGATTCCGGCTGGTGCCGTCGCGGATGATGCTGCTGCCGAAGGCGAAGGTAAGGGCGAAACGCCCGCCGCCTGA
- a CDS encoding ribose-phosphate pyrophosphokinase yields MSSHDGLMVFTGNANPALAQEVVNILGIPLGKAMVSRFSDGEIQVEIQENVRGKDVFVLQSTCAPANDNLMELMIMVDALKRASAGRITAAIPYFGYARQDRRPRSARVAISAKVVANMLEIAGVERIITMDLHADQIQGFFDIPVDNIYATPVLLGDLRKQNYEDLLVVSPDVGGVVRARALAKQLNCDLAIIDKRRPKANIAEVMNIIGEVEGRTCVIMDDMVDTAGTLCKAAQVLKERGAKQVFAYATHPVLSGGAGERIAASALDELVIMDTIPLGEEARSCAKIRSLTSAGLLAETFSRIRRGDSVMSLFAES; encoded by the coding sequence ATGAGCAGCCATGACGGCCTGATGGTTTTTACTGGCAACGCAAATCCCGCGCTTGCACAGGAAGTCGTCAACATCCTCGGTATTCCACTCGGCAAGGCGATGGTCAGCCGGTTCTCGGATGGCGAGATCCAGGTCGAGATCCAGGAAAACGTCCGCGGCAAAGATGTCTTCGTTCTGCAGTCCACCTGCGCACCGGCGAACGACAACCTGATGGAATTGATGATCATGGTCGATGCGCTGAAGCGCGCATCCGCAGGCCGGATCACCGCCGCCATCCCCTACTTCGGCTATGCCCGCCAGGACCGCCGGCCGCGTTCGGCCCGTGTGGCGATCTCGGCGAAAGTCGTCGCGAACATGCTGGAAATCGCGGGCGTCGAGCGGATCATCACGATGGATCTGCACGCTGACCAGATTCAGGGTTTCTTCGACATCCCGGTCGACAACATCTACGCGACGCCCGTGCTGCTCGGCGATCTGCGCAAGCAGAACTACGAAGATCTGCTGGTCGTATCGCCGGACGTCGGCGGCGTGGTGCGTGCCCGGGCACTGGCGAAGCAGTTGAACTGCGATCTCGCGATCATCGACAAGCGTCGTCCGAAAGCGAACATCGCCGAAGTGATGAACATCATCGGTGAAGTGGAAGGCCGGACCTGCGTGATCATGGACGACATGGTCGACACCGCCGGCACGCTGTGCAAAGCAGCCCAGGTACTGAAGGAACGCGGCGCGAAGCAGGTATTTGCCTACGCGACGCACCCGGTACTGTCGGGCGGCGCGGGCGAGCGCATTGCGGCATCGGCGCTCGACGAACTGGTCATCATGGATACGATCCCGCTCGGCGAAGAAGCGCGTTCGTGCGCGAAGATCCGCTCGCTGACGAGTGCCGGTCTGCTGGCCGAAACGTTCTCACGTATCCGTCGCGGCGATTCAGTGATGTCGCTGTTCGCAGAGAGTTAA